A region of Rhodanobacteraceae bacterium DNA encodes the following proteins:
- a CDS encoding Guanylate kinase, protein MSAAAKEAKPAPGKPALGKLFIIAAPSGAGKSTLVNALLAREPGIALSISHTTRAPRPGDVDGVQYHFVDRATFERMVAHGDFIEHADVFGNCYGTSRAAVEPILETGRDVLLEIDWQGAEQVRRAMPGCVSIFILPPSRAELERRLRARATDSAATIEKRLAASREEIAHAHEFDCIVVNDRFDDAVAALQAIVRDARAGRPLPAERHRELITQLLA, encoded by the coding sequence ATGAGCGCTGCGGCGAAAGAGGCCAAGCCAGCGCCCGGAAAGCCGGCTCTCGGAAAGCTCTTCATCATCGCCGCGCCGTCGGGGGCTGGAAAGTCGACACTGGTGAACGCGCTGCTGGCGCGCGAGCCCGGGATCGCGCTGTCGATTTCGCACACCACGCGCGCGCCGCGGCCGGGCGACGTGGATGGCGTGCAGTACCACTTCGTCGATCGCGCGACGTTCGAGCGGATGGTCGCGCACGGCGATTTCATCGAACACGCCGACGTGTTCGGCAACTGCTACGGCACCTCGCGCGCGGCGGTGGAGCCGATCCTGGAAACCGGCCGCGACGTGCTGCTGGAAATCGACTGGCAGGGCGCCGAGCAGGTGCGCCGGGCGATGCCGGGGTGCGTGTCGATCTTCATCCTGCCGCCCTCGCGCGCGGAACTGGAACGCCGCCTGCGCGCGCGCGCCACCGACAGCGCGGCCACCATCGAGAAGCGATTGGCGGCGTCGCGCGAGGAAATCGCGCACGCGCACGAGTTCGACTGCATCGTGGTGAACGATCGTTTCGACGATGCGGTTGCCGCCTTGCAGGCCATCGTGCGCGATGCGCGGGCGGGCCGGCCGTTGCCCGCCGAGCGGCACCGCGAGTTGATAACTCAATTGCTGGCCTGA
- a CDS encoding Oxygen-independent coproporphyrinogen-III oxidase-like protein YggW, translating into MKKCPYCDFNSHGLRAAMPEREYVAALLADLDGDSADFGDAVRDREIISVFFGGGTPSLFAPDSIAAILDGACQRIPFAHDCEITLETNPGTVEHGCFDGYLAAGVNRISFGVQSFDDEKLRVLGRIHSSAEAEAAIKLAQDAGYTNVNLDLMYALPNQTLDGALADVERAIALQPAHLSHYQLTLEPGTPFAKTPPPLPDHDAAWDMQEACQARLAEAGYAQYEVSAYAQPGRRCRHNLNYWEFGDYLGIGAGAHGKVTDPSHAIRRCWKTRSPVAYLQSAGTPQRIGGDETVAAEQLPFEFVLNALRLNDGVTMDAFTARTGLPVEAITAPLRDARRNGWLTGDPARLQPTALGRRFLNDLIELFLPEPAHA; encoded by the coding sequence GTGAAGAAGTGCCCGTACTGCGATTTCAATTCGCACGGGCTGCGCGCGGCGATGCCGGAGCGCGAATACGTGGCCGCGCTGCTGGCGGACCTCGATGGTGACTCGGCCGACTTCGGCGATGCCGTTCGGGACCGCGAAATCATCAGCGTGTTCTTCGGCGGCGGCACGCCCAGCCTGTTCGCACCGGATTCGATCGCGGCGATTCTCGATGGTGCGTGCCAACGCATTCCGTTCGCGCACGACTGCGAGATCACGCTGGAAACCAATCCGGGCACGGTCGAGCACGGGTGCTTCGACGGTTATCTTGCGGCCGGGGTCAACCGCATCAGTTTCGGCGTGCAGAGCTTCGACGACGAAAAATTGCGGGTGTTGGGGCGCATCCATTCATCGGCCGAAGCCGAAGCCGCGATCAAGCTGGCGCAGGATGCCGGCTACACCAACGTCAACCTGGACCTGATGTACGCGCTGCCCAACCAGACCCTCGACGGCGCGCTCGCCGACGTCGAACGCGCGATCGCATTGCAGCCTGCGCACCTCTCGCACTACCAGTTGACGCTGGAACCCGGCACGCCGTTCGCGAAGACGCCGCCGCCGTTGCCCGACCACGATGCCGCCTGGGACATGCAGGAAGCCTGTCAGGCGCGCCTGGCCGAAGCCGGCTACGCGCAATACGAGGTTTCCGCGTACGCCCAACCGGGAAGGCGTTGCCGCCACAACCTCAATTACTGGGAGTTCGGCGATTACCTCGGGATCGGCGCGGGCGCGCACGGGAAGGTCACGGACCCATCGCACGCAATCCGCCGCTGCTGGAAAACCCGTTCGCCGGTCGCCTACCTGCAAAGCGCAGGAACGCCGCAACGCATCGGCGGCGATGAAACCGTCGCCGCGGAGCAACTGCCGTTCGAATTCGTGTTGAACGCGCTGCGCCTGAACGACGGCGTCACGATGGACGCTTTCACCGCACGCACCGGATTGCCGGTCGAGGCCATCACGGCGCCCTTGCGCGACGCTCGCCGCAACGGCTGGCTGACCGGAGATCCAGCCCGCCTGCAACCCACCGCGCTCGGCCGGCGCTTCCTCAACGACCTGATCGAGCTGTTCCTGCCGGAACCCGCGCATGCCTGA
- a CDS encoding Phospholipid ABC transporter permease protein MlaE, with the protein MNTNIRRNWLLQGVASVGECGLFFVAILGALPKSLRYWRELARQVWFIGAMSLVIVMTCGLFVGMVLALQLYYTLSIFGGTAALGTVVALSLFRELGPVITALLVAGRAGTAVTAEIGLMRATDQLDAMSMMAVDPLAYVASPRFLAGVIAMPLLACVFNAMGIFGGHLIGVSWLGLDNGTFWGNMTATVDLHKDILDGLYKSIAFGGVVSLIAVFQGYTAPPTSEGVAYSTTRTVVFSSIVILMVDFVMTAFMT; encoded by the coding sequence ATGAACACGAACATTCGTCGCAACTGGTTACTGCAAGGCGTCGCCTCGGTCGGCGAGTGCGGGCTGTTCTTTGTCGCCATCCTCGGCGCACTACCCAAGAGCCTGCGCTACTGGCGCGAACTGGCGCGGCAGGTCTGGTTCATCGGCGCGATGAGCCTCGTGATCGTGATGACCTGCGGGTTGTTCGTGGGCATGGTGCTGGCGTTGCAGCTCTATTACACACTGTCGATCTTCGGCGGCACCGCCGCGCTCGGCACCGTGGTCGCACTGAGCCTGTTCCGCGAACTCGGACCGGTGATCACCGCGTTGCTGGTGGCCGGCCGCGCGGGCACCGCCGTCACCGCGGAAATCGGCCTGATGCGCGCCACCGACCAGTTGGATGCAATGTCGATGATGGCGGTCGATCCGCTGGCCTACGTCGCTTCGCCGCGCTTCCTCGCGGGCGTGATCGCGATGCCGCTGCTGGCGTGCGTGTTCAACGCGATGGGCATCTTCGGCGGACACCTCATCGGCGTGAGCTGGCTTGGCCTCGACAACGGCACCTTCTGGGGCAACATGACCGCCACCGTCGATCTGCACAAGGACATCCTCGACGGCCTGTACAAGAGCATCGCGTTCGGCGGCGTGGTCAGCCTGATCGCGGTGTTCCAGGGCTACACCGCGCCGCCCACCAGCGAGGGCGTGGCGTATTCGACCACGCGCACGGTGGTGTTCTCGTCGATCGTCATCCTGATGGTCGATTTCGTGATGACGGCGTTCATGACGTGA
- a CDS encoding Ribonuclease PH has protein sequence MPATRPSGRAPDQLRAVTIERGFTRHAEGSVLISCGDTRVLCTASVEERVPPWLRGKGEGWVTAEYGMLPRATSERTQREAARGGQGGRTMEIQRLIGRSLRACVDRAALGERVITLDCDVLQADGGTRTAAITGAYVALVDAVNGLLKRGALKANPIHGAVAAVSVGIHQGTPVLDLDYAEDSNCDTDMNVVMNDGGGFIELQGTAEGHAFRREELDALLALAQKGIGELIDAQRAALKS, from the coding sequence ATGCCAGCCACCCGCCCTTCCGGCCGCGCGCCCGACCAGTTGCGCGCCGTCACCATCGAACGCGGTTTCACCCGGCATGCGGAAGGATCGGTGCTGATTTCCTGCGGCGACACCCGCGTGCTGTGCACCGCCAGCGTCGAGGAACGCGTGCCGCCGTGGCTGCGCGGCAAGGGCGAAGGCTGGGTCACCGCCGAGTACGGCATGCTGCCGCGCGCCACCAGCGAACGCACCCAGCGCGAAGCCGCGCGCGGCGGCCAGGGCGGCCGCACCATGGAAATCCAGCGCCTGATCGGACGCTCGTTGCGCGCGTGCGTGGACCGCGCGGCACTGGGTGAGCGCGTGATCACGCTGGACTGCGACGTGCTGCAGGCCGACGGCGGCACCCGCACCGCGGCGATCACCGGCGCGTACGTCGCGCTGGTCGATGCCGTGAACGGCCTGCTGAAGCGCGGCGCGCTGAAAGCCAACCCGATCCACGGCGCGGTGGCAGCGGTGTCGGTGGGCATCCATCAGGGTACGCCGGTGCTCGATCTCGATTACGCGGAAGATTCGAACTGCGACACCGACATGAACGTGGTGATGAACGACGGCGGCGGTTTCATCGAACTGCAGGGCACCGCCGAGGGCCACGCGTTCCGCCGCGAGGAACTGGATGCGCTGCTGGCGCTGGCGCAGAAAGGCATCGGCGAGTTGATCGACGCGCAGCGCGCGGCACTGAAGTCGTGA
- a CDS encoding Amino acid-proton symporter YbeC, whose protein sequence is MSNENAIRRNVGAWALMFTGLGSIIGSGWLFGAWRAAQLAGPGAIWAWVIGAVVILFIAITYAELGAMFPESGGMVRYGQYSHGTLVGFIAAWANWIAIASVIPVEAEASVQYMASWPWQWAQDLYHVAPGGMGELSPTGLGISALLVIGYFLLNYWSVNLFAKTNTWITLYKLIVPALTAIALMATSFHPENFHVGAHGGTHAVSLSAVLTAVAISGIVFSFNGFQSPVNLAGEAKNPGRNVPFGVIGSILLATIVYLLLQVAFLGATDPAVLAKGGWAAIEHSSPFAQLALALNLNWLALLLYSDAFISPSGTGATYTATTARMIYGMERNGTLPKIFGKVHPRFGIPRPAMWLNLVVAFIFLFFFRGWATLAEVISVATIISYLTGPVSVSVLRRTAPEIHRPLRIPLLPIIAGLAFVFATELLYWARWPRTGEIILLMVVALPVWLWYAVKRGGADLTKQVRGAAWLIFYLPAIAALSWAGSAKFGGHGYLPYGWDLLIVAVVALGFFEWGLACGWRTPEVEAIKVEARAHPDAIMVPPDEETAERMTGR, encoded by the coding sequence ATGAGCAACGAAAACGCGATCCGCCGCAACGTCGGCGCATGGGCGCTGATGTTCACGGGCCTCGGCTCGATCATCGGCTCGGGCTGGCTGTTCGGCGCGTGGCGCGCGGCGCAACTCGCAGGACCCGGCGCGATCTGGGCGTGGGTGATCGGCGCGGTGGTGATCCTGTTCATCGCGATCACCTACGCCGAACTCGGCGCGATGTTCCCGGAATCCGGCGGCATGGTGCGCTACGGCCAGTACTCGCACGGCACGCTGGTGGGTTTCATCGCGGCGTGGGCGAACTGGATCGCGATCGCGTCGGTGATTCCGGTGGAAGCGGAAGCCTCCGTGCAATACATGGCATCGTGGCCGTGGCAATGGGCGCAGGACCTCTACCACGTCGCACCGGGCGGGATGGGCGAACTCAGCCCGACCGGCCTCGGCATTTCCGCACTGCTGGTGATCGGCTATTTCCTGCTGAACTACTGGAGCGTGAACCTGTTCGCCAAGACCAACACCTGGATCACGTTGTACAAATTGATCGTGCCGGCGCTGACCGCGATCGCATTGATGGCCACTTCGTTCCATCCCGAGAACTTCCATGTCGGTGCGCACGGCGGCACGCACGCGGTCAGCCTGTCGGCAGTCCTGACCGCGGTCGCGATCAGTGGCATCGTCTTCAGCTTCAACGGATTCCAGAGTCCGGTGAATCTTGCCGGCGAAGCCAAGAATCCCGGCCGCAACGTGCCGTTCGGCGTGATCGGCTCGATCCTGCTGGCGACGATCGTGTACCTGTTGCTGCAGGTGGCGTTCCTCGGCGCGACCGATCCCGCGGTGCTCGCCAAGGGCGGCTGGGCCGCGATCGAGCACTCCTCGCCGTTCGCGCAACTGGCGCTGGCGCTCAACCTCAACTGGCTGGCGCTGCTGCTGTATTCCGACGCCTTCATCAGCCCGAGCGGCACCGGCGCGACCTACACCGCGACCACCGCGCGCATGATCTACGGCATGGAGCGCAACGGCACGCTGCCGAAGATTTTCGGCAAGGTGCATCCGCGCTTCGGCATCCCGCGCCCGGCGATGTGGCTGAACCTGGTGGTGGCCTTCATTTTCCTGTTCTTCTTCCGCGGCTGGGCGACGCTGGCCGAGGTGATTTCGGTCGCGACGATCATTTCGTACCTGACCGGGCCGGTCAGCGTCTCGGTGCTGCGGCGCACCGCGCCGGAAATCCATCGGCCATTGCGTATCCCTCTGCTGCCGATCATCGCGGGACTCGCGTTCGTGTTCGCGACCGAGCTCCTGTACTGGGCGCGCTGGCCGCGCACCGGCGAGATCATCCTGCTGATGGTGGTCGCGCTGCCGGTGTGGCTGTGGTACGCGGTGAAACGCGGCGGCGCCGATTTGACGAAGCAGGTGCGCGGCGCGGCGTGGCTGATCTTCTATCTGCCCGCGATTGCGGCGTTGTCGTGGGCTGGCAGCGCCAAGTTCGGCGGCCACGGGTACCTGCCGTACGGATGGGATTTGTTGATCGTCGCGGTGGTCGCGCTCGGATTCTTCGAGTGGGGCCTGGCTTGCGGATGGCGTACGCCGGAGGTCGAGGCGATCAAGGTGGAAGCGCGCGCGCATCCCGACGCGATCATGGTGCCGCCGGATGAAGAGACGGCCGAACGCATGACGGGACGCTGA
- a CDS encoding Nucleoside 5-triphosphatase RdgB (dHAPTP, dITP, XTP-specific) yields MKIVLASSNAGKLAELHDLLADTGIELVSKRDFDIPDPDETGTTFVENAIIKARHAAAASGLPALADDSGICVDALGGAPGLDSAIYAGIHGADEANNDKLLCALADVPDEQRTAHYTCVMVLLRSAVDPDPVIATGRWPGRILHARRGSNGFGYDPLFLPDDGGGLSSGELEPAVKNRISHRGLALAALRQMLLSPSPACGRGLA; encoded by the coding sequence GTGAAAATCGTGCTGGCCAGCAGCAACGCCGGCAAGCTGGCGGAGTTGCACGACTTGTTGGCCGACACCGGCATCGAGCTTGTCTCCAAGCGCGACTTCGACATCCCCGATCCCGACGAAACCGGCACCACCTTCGTCGAGAACGCCATCATCAAGGCGCGCCACGCGGCCGCCGCGTCCGGCCTGCCGGCGCTGGCCGACGATTCCGGCATCTGCGTGGATGCGCTGGGCGGCGCGCCTGGGCTCGACTCGGCCATCTATGCCGGCATCCACGGCGCGGACGAAGCCAACAACGACAAGCTGCTGTGTGCGCTTGCGGACGTGCCCGACGAGCAGCGCACCGCGCATTACACCTGCGTGATGGTGCTGCTGCGCAGCGCCGTCGACCCCGATCCGGTCATCGCGACCGGCCGCTGGCCAGGGCGCATCCTGCACGCGCGACGCGGCAGCAACGGCTTCGGTTACGACCCGCTGTTCCTGCCCGACGACGGCGGCGGCCTGTCTTCGGGCGAACTCGAACCCGCCGTGAAAAACCGCATCAGCCATCGCGGGCTGGCGCTGGCGGCGCTGCGCCAGATGCTGTTATCCCCCTCTCCCGCTTGCGGGAGAGGGCTGGCGTAA
- a CDS encoding Homoserine dehydrogenase, producing MSAVLSDAAVPRATARGDIAVVLFGTGKVGGAFLQLLRTPAGANLRLVGAANSRHQQTQAAALAERRLRERLDAGGEARDDGALLRALHGHGARDKVIIDATASAELATRHPEWLAHGCHVVTANKALAGGDLTGWHALQAACAQGANYGNSATVGAGLPAITTVQRLHACGDKLTRIEGVFSGSFSYLFNHYDGRQPFSTLLREACELGYTEPDPRADLSGEDVARKLLILARTAGQPLERGRIEVESLVPPALRDIPREAFLARLEELDAAIAARHAAAAARDHVLRYLARFDADGQARVGLAEVPRDHPTAHLQGADNLFAIHTARYARRPLVIQGAGAGPEVTAQALLGDILALN from the coding sequence ATGAGCGCCGTGTTGTCGGACGCTGCGGTTCCGCGCGCGACGGCACGAGGCGACATCGCGGTGGTGCTGTTCGGCACCGGCAAGGTCGGCGGCGCGTTCCTGCAATTGCTGCGCACGCCGGCCGGCGCGAACCTGCGCCTGGTCGGCGCGGCCAATTCGCGGCACCAGCAAACGCAGGCCGCGGCGCTGGCCGAGCGCCGCCTGCGCGAACGCCTCGATGCCGGCGGCGAAGCGCGCGACGACGGCGCGTTGCTGCGTGCGCTGCATGGTCATGGCGCGCGCGACAAGGTGATCATCGACGCGACCGCCTCGGCGGAATTGGCGACGCGGCACCCCGAGTGGCTGGCGCATGGCTGCCACGTCGTCACCGCCAACAAGGCCTTGGCCGGCGGCGACTTGACCGGTTGGCACGCCTTGCAGGCTGCCTGCGCGCAGGGTGCGAACTACGGCAACAGCGCCACGGTCGGCGCGGGCCTGCCGGCGATCACCACCGTGCAGCGCCTGCATGCCTGCGGCGACAAGCTGACCCGCATCGAGGGCGTGTTCTCGGGATCGTTCTCGTACCTGTTCAACCACTACGATGGCCGCCAGCCGTTCTCGACCCTGCTGCGCGAAGCGTGCGAGCTGGGGTACACCGAGCCCGACCCGCGCGCGGATCTTTCCGGCGAGGACGTCGCGCGCAAACTGTTGATCCTCGCGCGCACCGCGGGCCAGCCGCTGGAACGCGGCCGGATCGAAGTCGAAAGCCTGGTGCCGCCAGCGCTGCGCGACATCCCGCGCGAGGCGTTCCTTGCGCGCCTCGAAGAACTCGATGCGGCCATCGCCGCGCGTCATGCCGCGGCGGCCGCGCGCGACCACGTGTTGCGGTATCTGGCGCGCTTCGACGCGGATGGCCAGGCCAGGGTCGGCCTTGCCGAAGTGCCGCGCGACCATCCCACCGCGCACCTGCAAGGCGCAGACAACCTGTTCGCCATCCACACCGCGCGCTATGCGCGGCGTCCGCTGGTGATCCAGGGCGCCGGTGCGGGACCGGAAGTCACGGCCCAGGCGCTGCTGGGCGACATCCTTGCCCTGAATTGA
- a CDS encoding Phospholipid ABC transporter ATP-binding protein MlaF has product MSAVAANHEASADTLVQVRGVRTRIGSKMIFDGLDLDVLRGGITAIMGPSGTGKTTLLRHLTGQLRPDAGSVMVDGEEVTQLSRRALFGLRERIGYLFQNSALLTDFSVFENVAFPLRQHTKLPETLIRNIVLTKLQAVGLRGAAPLMPSELSGGMARRVALARAIVFDPMLILYDEPFVGLDPIALNQVLRLIRTLNKTLGITSIVVAHELAAIRLVADRVFLIANGKLVAQGAPDELAHQDSPWTRQFFGGEADGPVPFQYPAPDYATDLGFAGSAR; this is encoded by the coding sequence GTGAGCGCGGTCGCCGCCAACCACGAAGCTTCCGCCGATACGCTGGTGCAGGTGCGCGGCGTGCGCACGCGCATCGGCAGCAAGATGATTTTCGACGGGCTGGATTTGGACGTGCTGCGCGGCGGCATCACCGCGATCATGGGCCCGTCGGGCACCGGCAAGACCACGCTGCTGCGGCACCTCACCGGCCAGTTGCGGCCGGACGCCGGCAGCGTGATGGTCGATGGCGAAGAGGTGACACAACTTTCGCGGCGCGCGTTGTTCGGCTTGCGCGAGCGCATCGGCTACCTGTTCCAGAACTCGGCGCTGCTGACCGATTTCAGCGTGTTCGAGAACGTTGCGTTTCCGCTGCGCCAGCACACGAAACTGCCGGAGACGCTGATCCGCAACATCGTGCTGACCAAGTTGCAGGCGGTCGGCCTGCGCGGCGCGGCGCCGTTGATGCCAAGCGAGTTGTCGGGCGGCATGGCGCGGCGCGTGGCGCTGGCGCGGGCGATCGTGTTCGACCCGATGCTGATCCTGTACGACGAACCGTTCGTGGGCCTCGATCCGATCGCGCTGAACCAGGTGCTGCGCCTGATCCGCACGCTCAACAAGACGCTCGGGATCACCTCGATCGTGGTCGCGCACGAACTCGCGGCGATCCGTCTGGTGGCCGACCGCGTGTTCCTGATCGCGAACGGAAAACTGGTGGCGCAGGGCGCGCCGGACGAACTGGCGCACCAGGATTCGCCGTGGACGCGGCAGTTTTTCGGCGGCGAAGCCGATGGTCCCGTCCCGTTCCAGTATCCGGCGCCGGACTATGCGACGGACCTTGGATTCGCGGGAAGCGCGCGATGA
- a CDS encoding UPF0701 protein YicC yields the protein MIRSMTAYANDEATTPQGWLACELRAVNSRFLETGVRLPDELRTLEPALRELIGARLSRGKVDVTFRYRAPASATDLLLDERTATQLAAVANALKVRFPQLATDFAGLLDWPGLLVKPELDQAGLGQAALALLDRTLDEFIAGREREGEKLAAALRERLDGIERIVAEVRAVLPDIRTALRAKLEARLAELKQAADPGRLEQELVLQLSRIDVDEELDRLDAHVGEARRILALDEPVGRRLDFLMQEFNREANTLASKSVDSRSTRAAVDLKVLIEQMREQVQNLE from the coding sequence ATGATCCGCAGCATGACCGCCTACGCGAACGACGAGGCGACCACCCCGCAGGGCTGGCTGGCGTGCGAACTGCGCGCGGTCAACTCGCGCTTCCTGGAAACCGGCGTGCGCTTGCCCGACGAACTGCGCACGCTGGAACCCGCGCTGCGCGAACTCATCGGTGCGCGGCTGTCGCGCGGCAAGGTCGATGTCACGTTTCGCTATCGCGCGCCCGCTTCGGCGACCGACCTGTTGCTGGACGAACGCACCGCGACGCAACTGGCCGCGGTCGCGAACGCGTTGAAGGTGCGCTTCCCGCAACTTGCCACCGATTTCGCCGGGCTGCTGGATTGGCCGGGACTGCTGGTGAAGCCGGAACTCGACCAGGCCGGATTGGGGCAGGCCGCGCTGGCGTTGCTGGATCGCACGCTGGACGAGTTCATCGCCGGGCGCGAACGCGAGGGCGAGAAACTTGCCGCGGCACTGCGCGAACGCCTGGATGGCATCGAACGTATCGTCGCCGAGGTGCGCGCGGTATTGCCCGATATCCGCACGGCCCTGCGCGCGAAACTGGAAGCGCGGCTGGCCGAACTGAAGCAGGCCGCCGATCCCGGGCGCCTCGAACAGGAACTGGTGCTGCAACTGTCGCGCATCGACGTGGACGAGGAACTCGATCGGCTCGACGCGCATGTCGGCGAAGCGCGCCGCATCCTCGCGCTGGACGAACCGGTCGGGCGGCGCCTCGATTTCCTGATGCAGGAGTTCAACCGCGAAGCCAACACGCTGGCGTCCAAGTCCGTCGACTCCCGCAGCACCCGCGCCGCGGTGGACCTGAAGGTGCTGATCGAGCAGATGCGCGAACAGGTGCAGAACCTCGAGTGA
- a CDS encoding Xaa-Pro dipeptidase PepQ, whose amino-acid sequence MTAAPQDNLSALYPAHLAEIEQRSADALAACGRDTLAVAAGMPHDWFLDDQGRPFKANPHFLHWLPLAEAPGSWVVYTPGRKPKLIFLQPRDYWHVVPAAPSGYWVEHFDIVTIRTPDDARTHLPKDPSRCAIIGEANAAVGDIKPDNPAAALNLLHYRRAFKTPYEVTMMRVASKLGVHGHRAAEKAFREGWSEFDIHCEFLKATRLAEHQLPYGNIIALDAHGAVLHYMHFDRNPPAHAHSFLIDAGGQFHGYASDITRTYASPDAGEFQSLIDAVEKAQQGFCAKVRAGQSYPELHVHAHHVLMQAMHDQGFITCSPEAAVANGISSAFFPHGLGHLIGLQVHDVAGFARDEQGHTIPKPEGHPYLRCTRTLQPGMAVTIEPGLYFIDMLLTELKAKPAAKDVAWNKVNAFRKYGGIRIEDDVVCTDGDPMNLTREAFAAA is encoded by the coding sequence ATGACCGCTGCTCCGCAAGACAACCTTTCCGCGCTGTATCCCGCACACCTCGCCGAAATCGAGCAACGCAGCGCCGATGCGCTGGCCGCCTGCGGACGTGACACGCTGGCCGTGGCGGCAGGGATGCCGCACGACTGGTTCCTCGACGACCAGGGCCGCCCGTTCAAGGCCAACCCGCATTTCCTGCACTGGCTGCCGCTGGCCGAAGCGCCGGGAAGCTGGGTGGTTTACACGCCGGGCAGGAAACCGAAACTGATTTTCCTGCAGCCGCGCGATTACTGGCACGTGGTGCCCGCCGCGCCTTCCGGTTACTGGGTCGAGCACTTCGACATCGTCACCATCCGCACACCGGATGACGCGCGCACACATCTTCCGAAAGATCCGTCGCGCTGCGCGATCATCGGTGAAGCCAACGCGGCGGTTGGCGACATCAAACCGGACAATCCTGCAGCCGCGTTGAACCTGCTGCATTACCGGCGCGCGTTCAAGACGCCGTACGAAGTCACCATGATGCGCGTCGCCAGCAAGCTTGGTGTGCACGGCCACCGCGCCGCGGAAAAGGCGTTCCGCGAAGGTTGGTCGGAATTCGACATCCACTGCGAATTTCTGAAGGCCACGCGCCTGGCCGAACACCAGTTGCCCTACGGCAACATCATCGCACTGGACGCGCACGGCGCGGTGCTGCACTACATGCACTTCGACCGTAATCCGCCCGCGCACGCGCATTCGTTCCTGATCGACGCCGGCGGTCAGTTCCACGGCTACGCCTCCGACATCACGCGCACCTATGCGTCACCCGACGCCGGCGAGTTTCAATCATTGATCGATGCCGTCGAAAAGGCGCAACAGGGTTTCTGCGCCAAGGTGCGCGCAGGCCAAAGCTATCCCGAACTGCACGTCCACGCGCACCACGTGCTGATGCAAGCCATGCACGACCAGGGCTTCATCACCTGCTCACCGGAAGCGGCAGTCGCGAACGGCATCTCATCGGCGTTCTTCCCGCACGGGCTCGGGCATTTGATCGGGCTGCAGGTACACGACGTCGCCGGTTTCGCGCGCGACGAGCAAGGCCACACGATTCCGAAACCCGAGGGCCATCCCTACCTGCGCTGCACGCGCACGTTGCAGCCCGGGATGGCCGTCACCATCGAACCCGGTCTGTATTTCATCGACATGCTGCTGACCGAACTGAAAGCGAAACCCGCCGCGAAGGATGTCGCGTGGAACAAGGTAAATGCGTTCCGCAAGTACGGCGGCATCCGCATCGAGGACGACGTGGTGTGCACCGACGGTGATCCGATGAACCTGACGCGCGAGGCGTTCGCGGCGGCGTAA